A single genomic interval of Bacillus smithii harbors:
- a CDS encoding DUF4365 domain-containing protein, which produces MPNTNWTKLSTLQLGRYAEYFAKMEFASYGLEVYTTEVDDHGVDFIVKDKKGRFCEIQVKSLRGKGYVFVPKSKFDITNKNLYLTLLIFEVGKMPDIFLIPAKAWEMPNEIFVDRNYDKPGQKSTPEYGINISQKNYPILETFNFENTIKEFL; this is translated from the coding sequence GTGCCAAATACAAATTGGACCAAACTTAGTACTTTACAATTAGGGAGATATGCAGAGTATTTTGCAAAAATGGAGTTTGCATCATATGGATTAGAAGTTTACACAACCGAGGTGGATGACCATGGTGTAGATTTTATTGTTAAAGATAAAAAGGGGCGCTTTTGTGAGATTCAAGTAAAATCTCTTAGAGGAAAAGGATATGTTTTTGTACCCAAAAGCAAATTTGACATCACCAATAAAAATTTATATCTAACTCTATTAATTTTTGAGGTAGGAAAAATGCCCGATATTTTTCTCATACCTGCGAAAGCATGGGAAATGCCTAATGAAATATTTGTAGACAGGAATTACGATAAGCCCGGTCAAAAAAGTACTCCTGAATACGGCATTAACATATCTCAAAAGAATTATCCTATCCTTGAAACATTCAACTTTGAGAATACCATAAAAGAGTTTTTATAA